Proteins encoded in a region of the Ralstonia pseudosolanacearum genome:
- a CDS encoding branched-chain amino acid ABC transporter permease — MDIFIQQIVNGLVLGSIYALIALGYTMVYGILGIINFAHGDVLMIGAMSALTAINFLQKFFPHLPDWLTLVLALLFAMPVCAVVAYTIERVAYRPLRNAPRLAPLITAIGVSIVLQTLAMMIWSRNPLTFPQLLPSSPIDIGSTGATITGKEIAIILVSLAVMTGLTLLVNRTKLGRAMRATAENQRVAGLMGVNPNFVISATFMIGAAMAAVAGVMMATNYGNAHFYMGFIPGLKAFTAAVLGGIGNLAGAMVGGVLLGLIEALGAGYIGDLTGGVFGSNYQDVFAFIVLIGVLLFRPSGIMGERVADRA; from the coding sequence ATGGATATCTTTATCCAGCAGATCGTGAACGGCCTGGTGCTCGGCAGCATTTACGCGCTGATCGCACTTGGCTACACCATGGTCTACGGCATTCTCGGCATCATCAACTTCGCCCACGGCGATGTCCTGATGATCGGCGCGATGTCCGCACTGACCGCCATCAACTTCCTCCAAAAGTTCTTCCCCCACTTGCCTGACTGGCTGACGCTGGTCCTGGCGCTGCTGTTTGCGATGCCGGTCTGCGCCGTCGTCGCGTACACCATCGAACGGGTCGCCTACCGGCCGCTGCGCAATGCGCCGCGCCTGGCGCCGCTGATCACCGCCATCGGCGTGTCGATCGTGCTGCAGACCCTGGCGATGATGATCTGGTCGCGCAACCCGCTGACCTTCCCGCAGTTGCTGCCCTCGTCGCCGATCGACATCGGTTCGACCGGCGCGACGATCACGGGCAAGGAGATCGCCATCATCCTGGTGTCGCTGGCGGTCATGACCGGGCTGACGCTGCTGGTCAACCGCACCAAGCTCGGCCGCGCCATGCGCGCCACTGCCGAGAACCAGCGCGTGGCCGGCCTGATGGGTGTTAACCCCAACTTCGTCATCTCTGCCACGTTCATGATCGGCGCTGCCATGGCAGCCGTCGCCGGCGTGATGATGGCCACCAACTACGGCAATGCCCACTTCTACATGGGCTTCATTCCCGGCCTGAAGGCGTTCACCGCCGCGGTGCTGGGCGGCATCGGCAACCTGGCGGGCGCCATGGTGGGCGGTGTGCTGCTGGGCCTGATCGAGGCCCTGGGTGCCGGCTACATCGGTGACCTGACCGGCGGTGTGTTCGGTTCGAACTACCAGGATGTCT